A genomic segment from Cyprinus carpio isolate SPL01 chromosome A22, ASM1834038v1, whole genome shotgun sequence encodes:
- the LOC122134872 gene encoding P-selectin-like, which translates to MNTAFGKQLKMKYCKIFLFLLLMIMGVSTNAQEVTCEGEQLINVDIVVGNPGIAPPYKPGHILVFRCTDVKLKMHGQRTIECLSNGKWDYPYPKCGDVTCLLNTKKENIKMDRFPDFECPVTPGYNLTFSCNGQGLILKGQREITCQSNGEWSSPFPKCEDKHTEVSEKCGPPPHVNDADTT; encoded by the exons ATGAATACAGCTTTTGGAAAACAG CTTAAAATGAAATACTGTAAGATATTTCTCTTTCTTCTATTAATGATCATGGGTGTCTCAACAAATGCTCAAG AAGTTACCTGTGAGGGTGAACAGCTCATCAATGTTGACATTGTAGTTGGAAATCCAGGTATTGCTCCACCTTATAAACCTggacatattttagtttttcgaTGCACAGATGTGAAGCTGAAGATGCACGGCCAACGAACAATTGAATGTCTGTCAAATGGAAAATGGGATTATCCATATCCAAAATGTGGAG ATGTAACATGTCTTCTAaacacaaaaaaggaaaacatcaAAATGGATCGATTCCCTGATTTTGAGTGTCCAGTCACACCTGGATATAATTTAACGTTTTCATGCAATGGTCAAGGACTGATTTTAAAAGGACAGAGAGAAATCACCTGTCAGTCAAATGGAGAATGGAGCAGCCCTTTTCCAAAATGTGAAGATAAACACACAGAAG TCTCAGAGAAATGTGGACCACCACCACACGTGAACGATGCAGATACAACATAA
- the LOC109077519 gene encoding sushi, von Willebrand factor type A, EGF and pentraxin domain-containing protein 1-like, translating into MNTAFGKQLKMKYCKIFLFLLLMIMGVSTNAQEVTCEGEQLINVDIVVGNPGKAPPYKPGHILVFRCTDVKLKMHGQQVIECLSNGKWDYPYPKCGDVTCLLNTKKENIKMDRFPDFECPVTPGYNLTFSCNGQGLILKGQEKITCQSNGEWSSPFPKCEDKHTEAVTCELKSTTFGVIKIKPHEPTFSELEKVWRSPALKNTGSLVQKKTADHLHAKIMESGTMSLFVQRLHVKFHITSMSPRPVWIS; encoded by the exons ATGAATACAGCTTTTGGAAAACAG CTTAAAATGAAATACTGTAAGATATTTCTCTTTCTTCTATTAATGATCATGGGTGTCTCAACAAATGCTCAAG AAGTTACCTGTGAGGGTGAACAGCTCATCAATGTTGACATTGTAGTTGGAAATCCAGGTAAGGCTCCACCTTATAAACCTggacatattttagtttttcgaTGCACAGATGTGAAGCTGAAGATGCACGGCCAACAAGTAATCGAATGTCTGTCAAATGGAAAATGGGATTATCCATATCCAAAATGTGGAG ATGTTACATGTCTTCTAaacacaaaaaaggaaaacatcaAAATGGATCGATTCCCTGATTTTGAGTGTCCAGTCACACCTGGATATAATTTAACGTTTTCATGCAATGGACAAGGACTGATTTTAAAAGGACAGGAAAAAATCACCTGTCAGTCAAATGGAGAATGGAGCAGCCCTTTTCCAAAATGTGAAGATAAACACACAGAAG CAGTAACCTGTGAGCTGAAGTCAACCACATTTGGAGTAATAAAGATCAAGCCACATGAGCCTACATTTTCAGAGCTGGAGAAAGTGTGGAGATCACCTGCTCTGAAAAATACTGGTTCTTTGGTACAAAAGAAGACAGCAGATCATTTACATGCAAAGATAATGGAGAGTGGGACTATGAGCCTGTTTGTGCAG AGATTACATGTGAAGTTCCACATTACCAGCATGTCCCCAAGACCAGTCTGGATATCGTGA